One segment of Cellulosilyticum sp. I15G10I2 DNA contains the following:
- a CDS encoding sensor histidine kinase codes for MLIELSQNLFNKLGIIVLAAFMLSKSDFFKHYLLKEKLALRDKLLFSLIFGLVGIIGTYWGVPVNDAIANSRSIGVVVAGLFGGPAIGIGAGLIAGIHRMVIPAGRFTAIACGISTILGGVIAGYFKRYVDAKPNKWLWGFIIAAWIETIQMLVILLISRPFEQALNLVQLIFLPMTFINALGTAAFILLIQQIYEENERAGAVKAQLALSIATNTLPILRNGLNKKSCKTAAKIICDATGVDAVAFTNTEIILAHIGVGDDHHKSGSAIRTSITQKAIDQKQYMIAQDKVSIECENPSCKLKAAIVVPLLMKDNIIGTLKLYKCLENSITSSDIELAKGLGHLFSTQLELSQIFYQKELLNKAELRALQAQIQPHFLFNALNTIVSFCRTDALKARELLMQLSYYLRTSFKTTGEFIPLAQEFKHIESYLSIEQARFSERLEVVLDVEADIECQVPPLILQPIVENALKHGLMATKKGGRLEIHAYKKEETVYVKIKDNGIGMSEEQIQAILKGNDLDSGIGIRNVNNRLKSIYGTSLVIESQPSFGTCITIIFPQGGQIDDQSHSGR; via the coding sequence GTGCTTATAGAATTATCTCAGAATTTATTTAATAAGTTAGGTATTATCGTTCTAGCGGCTTTTATGCTTTCAAAATCTGATTTTTTTAAACATTATCTTTTAAAAGAAAAATTGGCTTTAAGAGATAAATTGCTTTTTTCGTTAATTTTTGGGCTTGTTGGGATTATAGGGACTTACTGGGGTGTTCCGGTTAATGATGCTATTGCTAACTCGCGCTCTATAGGGGTTGTTGTAGCTGGACTTTTTGGCGGACCAGCTATAGGGATTGGCGCGGGACTTATTGCTGGGATTCATCGTATGGTTATACCGGCAGGGAGATTTACGGCGATAGCATGTGGCATTTCAACTATATTGGGGGGAGTCATAGCTGGCTATTTTAAAAGATATGTGGATGCAAAACCCAATAAATGGTTGTGGGGATTTATTATAGCCGCATGGATTGAGACGATACAGATGCTGGTTATCTTGCTTATTTCAAGGCCTTTTGAGCAGGCGCTTAATTTAGTGCAGCTCATTTTTTTGCCGATGACGTTCATTAATGCTTTAGGAACAGCGGCATTTATTCTGCTTATCCAACAGATCTATGAAGAAAATGAAAGGGCTGGTGCAGTTAAAGCACAATTAGCTCTTAGTATTGCAACTAATACATTACCCATCTTAAGAAATGGTTTAAATAAAAAATCTTGCAAAACGGCAGCAAAAATTATTTGTGACGCTACGGGCGTAGATGCTGTGGCTTTTACAAATACGGAAATTATACTTGCACATATTGGTGTTGGAGATGACCATCATAAAAGTGGCAGCGCTATCCGGACAAGCATTACTCAGAAGGCCATAGACCAGAAGCAGTATATGATTGCGCAGGATAAAGTGAGCATTGAATGTGAGAATCCATCCTGTAAATTAAAAGCTGCCATTGTGGTGCCGCTGCTTATGAAAGATAATATTATAGGCACTTTAAAACTTTATAAATGTTTAGAAAACAGCATTACTTCTTCGGACATAGAACTTGCAAAAGGGCTTGGGCACCTCTTTTCTACACAGCTGGAGCTTAGTCAAATATTTTATCAAAAAGAATTATTAAATAAAGCTGAACTTAGAGCGCTTCAAGCACAAATTCAACCTCATTTTCTCTTTAATGCACTTAATACAATTGTTTCTTTCTGCAGAACAGATGCGCTTAAAGCAAGAGAATTATTAATGCAGCTTAGTTATTATTTAAGGACAAGCTTTAAAACAACAGGAGAGTTTATCCCTCTGGCACAAGAATTTAAGCACATTGAAAGTTACTTGAGCATCGAACAGGCGAGGTTTTCCGAAAGGCTGGAAGTGGTATTAGATGTTGAGGCGGATATTGAGTGTCAAGTACCGCCGCTTATCTTGCAGCCGATAGTTGAAAATGCACTTAAACATGGGCTGATGGCAACTAAAAAAGGCGGAAGGCTGGAAATACATGCTTACAAAAAAGAGGAAACTGTGTATGTGAAAATTAAAGATAATGGTATTGGTATGAGTGAGGAGCAAATACAAGCAATATTAAAAGGTAATGATCTAGACTCGGGTATTGGTATTAGGAATGTGAATAATCGTCTTAAAAGTATTTATGGGACATCTCTTGTGATTGAAAGTCAACCAAGTTTTGGGACCTGTATTACTATAATCTTTCCTCAAGGGGGGCAAATAGATGATCAAAGTCATAGTGGTAGATGA
- a CDS encoding extracellular solute-binding protein gives MVWTQAAPDHPEGKMFADRIASYNASNPDKLPVEIQNFTRAGSGSGYIDKLNAAITSDQVPDIFTLDGPDVASYVEAGVVGELDGLLSDDFKNGFTDAMLEQGTVDGKLYALGYQDSGVVVMYNEDVISELPDDVKALIPTADEDWTWEDFYKVTEAVNALRTNPETKDKEAIKKLELVVDFLTSDIPKGAYEIAMYYLLPMIWSNGGQVVAEDGLSVEGYLNSPETLDALTQFAAFFANDYSIAIEPEKSFHNGKSAMAVAGFWYITDLTSNYPSLKFRSVRYPKMDLNNTSNYTPSGSWAFVRSGSIDKNSEKAKQVADVMAWLTDDEAAAAYYKANGAIPGRKNSVAVIDTNTDNPYHNEAWSVLKYQVENTNKARPISVGYPYLSETFARDIILKAAQNKVSDQATLKQYADEAIKKLNYEFEKYKK, from the coding sequence GTGGTGTGGACACAGGCTGCGCCAGACCACCCAGAAGGAAAAATGTTTGCCGATAGAATAGCATCTTATAACGCTTCTAATCCTGACAAACTGCCTGTAGAAATTCAAAACTTTACCCGTGCAGGTTCCGGCTCTGGCTACATAGACAAGTTAAATGCAGCTATTACCTCTGATCAAGTCCCTGATATTTTTACTTTAGATGGACCAGATGTTGCCTCATACGTTGAAGCAGGTGTTGTAGGAGAATTAGATGGCCTTTTAAGCGATGATTTTAAGAATGGTTTTACAGACGCAATGCTTGAACAAGGTACAGTAGATGGCAAACTATATGCTCTTGGCTATCAAGACTCTGGCGTTGTGGTTATGTACAACGAAGATGTCATAAGTGAGTTGCCTGATGATGTAAAGGCATTAATCCCAACCGCTGATGAAGATTGGACATGGGAAGACTTCTATAAAGTAACTGAAGCTGTTAATGCACTTCGAACAAATCCCGAAACCAAAGATAAAGAGGCTATCAAAAAACTCGAATTAGTTGTAGACTTCCTGACAAGTGATATTCCAAAAGGTGCTTATGAAATAGCTATGTACTATCTCTTACCAATGATTTGGTCAAATGGTGGTCAGGTTGTAGCTGAAGATGGTCTTAGCGTTGAAGGTTATTTAAATAGTCCCGAAACACTAGATGCTTTAACTCAATTTGCCGCGTTTTTTGCTAATGATTACTCTATTGCAATAGAACCCGAAAAAAGCTTTCATAATGGAAAATCTGCAATGGCTGTTGCAGGCTTTTGGTATATAACAGACTTAACCAGCAATTACCCAAGCTTAAAATTCCGTTCTGTAAGATATCCAAAAATGGATCTTAACAATACTTCTAATTACACACCTTCTGGTAGCTGGGCTTTTGTAAGATCTGGAAGTATCGATAAAAATTCTGAAAAAGCTAAACAAGTTGCCGATGTAATGGCATGGCTGACAGATGATGAAGCTGCTGCAGCATACTACAAAGCGAACGGCGCCATTCCAGGCCGCAAAAATTCAGTAGCTGTTATTGATACGAATACTGACAATCCATATCACAATGAAGCATGGTCTGTTCTTAAATACCAAGTAGAAAATACAAATAAAGCACGTCCTATTTCTGTAGGTTATCCTTACTTATCCGAAACATTTGCAAGAGATATTATTCTTAAAGCAGCACAAAACAAAGTAAGTGACCAAGCAACATTAAAACAATATGCTGATGAAGCAATCAAAAAACTCAACTATGAATTTGAAAAGTATAAAAAATAA
- a CDS encoding LytR/AlgR family response regulator transcription factor → MIKVIVVDDEKPAVDELVYMLKAYEEVEIAGAFTDPAEALDFIRKTSVDVVFLDISMPEIDGFMLAEVLIKLTSPPLIVFATAYDEYAVQAFEIHAIDYVLKPLTEGRLLKTINRITKQLQQKKSDMAPIRDMLNTTQNPKRYNKLPVWKNDRIYLIDKHDILFCTTNESETAIVTLKERFITSDTLADLENQLDDKVFFRCHRSYIIRLEAVSEIIPWFNNTYAVKFQGCKEEVPISRRNTKLFKTLMCIK, encoded by the coding sequence ATGATCAAAGTCATAGTGGTAGATGATGAAAAACCTGCAGTAGATGAACTGGTGTATATGCTTAAAGCCTATGAGGAGGTAGAGATAGCCGGTGCTTTTACAGATCCTGCTGAGGCATTGGATTTTATTAGAAAAACATCTGTAGATGTTGTTTTTTTGGATATTTCCATGCCGGAGATAGATGGGTTCATGTTGGCGGAGGTGCTTATAAAATTAACTTCTCCGCCGCTTATTGTATTTGCTACAGCATATGATGAGTATGCTGTACAAGCTTTTGAAATTCACGCCATTGACTATGTGCTAAAACCTCTTACAGAAGGTCGTTTGTTAAAAACGATAAACCGTATAACCAAGCAGCTTCAGCAAAAAAAATCTGATATGGCACCTATTCGGGATATGCTTAATACTACACAAAATCCTAAAAGATATAATAAATTACCAGTATGGAAAAATGATCGGATTTACCTGATTGATAAGCATGATATTTTATTTTGCACAACAAATGAGAGTGAAACAGCTATAGTCACCCTAAAAGAGCGTTTTATAACATCAGATACCTTGGCAGATCTTGAAAACCAATTAGATGACAAGGTTTTCTTCCGTTGTCATAGGAGTTATATCATTAGATTAGAGGCTGTCTCAGAAATTATACCTTGGTTTAACAATACATATGCTGTTAAATTTCAAGGGTGTAAAGAGGAAGTACCTATCAGTAGGCGCAATACTAAACTCTTCAAAACATTAATGTGTATTAAATAG
- a CDS encoding response regulator transcription factor — protein MKVLIVDDSAFSRATSGNLIKEFLGEADIFFANDGQDGFEVYKRIKPHYTFVDLLMPNINGQDMIKLIKEYNSSAKIFVISADVQKYVKEEIAQYNIMAFINKPFNEEKAKMVCDIIREDFK, from the coding sequence ATGAAAGTTTTGATTGTAGATGACTCAGCTTTTTCACGTGCAACATCAGGTAATTTAATTAAAGAGTTTTTAGGTGAGGCAGATATTTTTTTTGCAAATGACGGGCAGGATGGATTTGAAGTATATAAAAGAATAAAACCTCATTATACGTTTGTAGATTTACTTATGCCCAATATAAATGGCCAAGACATGATCAAACTTATAAAAGAATATAATAGTAGTGCTAAAATATTTGTTATCTCTGCAGATGTTCAAAAATACGTAAAGGAAGAAATAGCACAGTATAATATTATGGCGTTTATTAATAAGCCTTTTAATGAAGAAAAAGCAAAAATGGTATGTGATATAATAAGGGAAGATTTCAAATGA
- a CDS encoding diguanylate cyclase domain-containing protein → MDSILEDALNCINEGIVILNEDLEVLYLNNYMLFLTHKSADEMLNKNLYEVLPKLNKDFFRRSIQGVIENGCKLFFSAALHKNVINANYKLNLKISKVEKAGKSVILLEFIDVTNQIFRIKQLKDYVEQLHTLNNELKEKEKVIKKLAYYDKLTGVANRTLFYEFSEKMLDHAKRNNELLGIMFIDVNKFKYINDTHGHEVGDRVLMQVANMLKEATRKSDIVARYGGDEFLILLPNIKSYENYNRIVSRIIHTKNHIVENNGEAINISLSIGASFYPTDGDTIDTLIVKADKAMYVAKKTHGENNSFYDEHKVEAAY, encoded by the coding sequence ATGGATAGCATATTAGAAGATGCACTCAATTGTATTAACGAGGGCATAGTCATACTCAATGAAGATTTAGAGGTTTTGTATTTAAACAATTATATGTTGTTTTTAACACATAAAAGTGCGGATGAAATGTTAAATAAGAATCTTTACGAAGTTTTACCAAAACTGAATAAAGATTTTTTTAGGCGGTCTATACAAGGGGTTATAGAAAATGGCTGTAAATTATTTTTTTCGGCAGCACTTCATAAGAATGTTATTAATGCGAACTATAAGCTTAATTTAAAGATAAGCAAAGTAGAAAAAGCAGGGAAAAGTGTTATTCTTCTTGAATTTATTGATGTAACGAATCAAATATTTCGTATTAAGCAGTTAAAAGATTATGTTGAGCAGCTTCATACGCTTAATAACGAGTTAAAAGAAAAAGAAAAAGTAATTAAGAAATTAGCATATTATGATAAGCTCACAGGCGTTGCTAATAGAACGTTATTCTATGAATTTAGTGAAAAAATGTTGGATCATGCAAAAAGAAATAATGAATTACTTGGAATCATGTTTATAGATGTTAATAAGTTTAAATATATTAATGATACTCATGGTCATGAAGTAGGAGACCGAGTACTCATGCAAGTTGCCAATATGCTTAAAGAAGCAACAAGAAAGAGTGACATAGTTGCCAGATATGGCGGAGATGAGTTTTTGATTTTACTGCCTAATATAAAAAGTTATGAGAATTATAATCGGATCGTTTCAAGAATTATTCATACTAAAAATCATATAGTCGAGAATAATGGAGAAGCGATCAATATCTCATTAAGTATAGGGGCAAGCTTTTATCCAACTGATGGAGATACAATTGACACATTAATAGTAAAGGCTGATAAAGCTATGTACGTTGCTAAAAAAACACATGGAGAAAATAATTCGTTTTATGATGAACATAAGGTCGAAGCGGCCTATTAA
- a CDS encoding LacI family DNA-binding transcriptional regulator: MNSYSEMGEEMKMTMKDIAKLANVSQATVSRVINGNPNVNKEAAKRVFKIIEEVGFKPNRTAQTLKNNASFLTGVSVIDISNPYFMDLIEALEYESRQHGYNIIIHNSNHNVLTEWDNIQNFMARQVDGILLVPTTSHNLSALKKLEVPTVIITQIKDEFDSVAVSHKQGVKLVAEHLISQGHHKLGYIGPMHDERLLFFKEAIFNNGLCLRDENIIELGSDSNSQYSIRQDIIKYLDTHEKLDFTAVFGFNDVGAFEFMKLMNERQIKVPEDIAVVGFDDTILSKSLSISSVHQPIRDMMQMAFSILQKRIKGEIEETPIKIELEPSLIIRNSSK, encoded by the coding sequence ATGAATTCGTATTCAGAAATGGGTGAAGAAATGAAAATGACAATGAAGGATATCGCGAAACTCGCTAATGTTTCACAAGCTACTGTATCTAGGGTAATTAATGGCAATCCAAACGTGAATAAAGAAGCAGCTAAACGCGTTTTTAAGATAATAGAAGAGGTAGGATTTAAACCTAATAGGACGGCGCAGACTCTTAAGAATAATGCATCTTTCCTTACTGGGGTAAGTGTAATTGATATTTCAAATCCATATTTTATGGATCTTATTGAGGCATTAGAATATGAAAGTAGACAGCATGGCTATAATATTATTATCCATAACAGTAATCATAATGTACTTACAGAATGGGATAATATACAAAATTTTATGGCGAGACAGGTAGATGGGATTCTTTTAGTACCCACTACTTCACATAACTTATCTGCTTTAAAAAAGCTCGAAGTACCAACGGTGATTATTACTCAAATAAAAGATGAGTTCGATAGTGTAGCCGTTTCTCATAAACAAGGCGTAAAGCTAGTAGCTGAGCACTTAATTAGCCAGGGACATCATAAGTTAGGGTATATAGGTCCTATGCATGATGAAAGGCTGCTATTTTTTAAAGAAGCCATTTTTAATAATGGGTTATGCCTTAGAGATGAAAATATTATTGAGCTTGGAAGTGATTCAAATTCTCAATACAGCATTCGTCAAGATATAATTAAATATTTAGACACTCATGAAAAACTAGATTTTACAGCAGTATTTGGTTTTAATGATGTAGGCGCATTTGAATTTATGAAATTAATGAATGAACGCCAGATTAAAGTACCGGAAGATATAGCAGTTGTTGGGTTTGATGATACTATTTTATCCAAGTCTCTTTCTATTTCTAGTGTACATCAGCCCATTCGAGATATGATGCAAATGGCATTTAGCATTTTGCAAAAGCGTATTAAGGGAGAAATAGAAGAAACGCCTATTAAAATTGAGCTAGAACCAAGTTTGATCATAAGAAATAGTTCTAAATAA
- a CDS encoding carbohydrate ABC transporter permease, translating to MESSFKKSKYSLSETLTAYAFLLPALFLVFIFVIQPIILAFIYGFTDYYLLKPNEKAFIGINNFIRMLNDQLLHKTFINTLYFVVLVVPIQLGMALGLALIVNKKLKINSYFRMAFFSPAVLSLVVISILWSVMLNPSSGIINQILANFGIPKQLFLTSKTQAMPTIVLISAWSGCGYQMLIFLAGLKNIDSALYEAASIDGANTFKKFTHITVPNLRPISMFLIITTTIQAFKLIVQPMVMTGGGPDYSTMTILQYIYEYGFRHRNTGYASAVTLVFTIFLVLVSIIIKKVLKEE from the coding sequence ATGGAAAGTTCATTCAAAAAAAGTAAATATTCCTTAAGCGAGACCCTAACTGCCTATGCATTTCTTTTACCGGCATTATTTTTAGTCTTTATTTTTGTCATACAGCCCATTATCCTGGCCTTTATCTATGGCTTTACTGATTACTATTTGCTAAAGCCTAATGAAAAAGCTTTTATTGGTATTAATAATTTTATACGTATGTTAAATGATCAGCTTCTGCATAAGACATTTATAAATACCCTTTATTTCGTTGTACTTGTTGTGCCTATTCAGCTTGGAATGGCATTAGGCCTTGCGCTTATAGTTAATAAAAAGTTGAAGATTAACAGTTATTTCAGAATGGCATTTTTTTCACCTGCAGTTTTGTCTTTAGTTGTTATTTCAATACTTTGGTCTGTTATGCTCAATCCTTCTTCAGGAATCATTAATCAGATTCTTGCTAACTTCGGTATCCCTAAACAATTATTTTTAACAAGCAAAACCCAGGCCATGCCTACCATCGTTCTCATCTCTGCTTGGTCAGGCTGTGGGTATCAGATGCTCATTTTTCTTGCAGGTTTAAAAAACATCGATTCAGCTTTATATGAAGCGGCATCGATCGATGGCGCCAATACTTTTAAGAAATTTACGCATATTACGGTTCCAAACTTAAGACCTATAAGTATGTTTTTAATTATTACAACAACCATACAAGCTTTTAAGCTTATTGTACAGCCGATGGTTATGACAGGCGGAGGCCCTGACTACTCTACAATGACTATTTTGCAATATATTTATGAGTATGGTTTTAGACATCGTAATACCGGCTATGCAAGTGCTGTTACACTTGTTTTTACAATATTTTTAGTATTAGTTTCTATTATTATCAAGAAAGTCCTCAAGGAGGAATAA
- a CDS encoding glycoside hydrolase family 32 protein, with product MNKLNLANDYVNMHQSQIQIRPAFHFTAPIGWLNDPNGFSFFKNAYHLFYQYHPYNTNWGPMHWGHAKSNDLIKWEHLPVALAPDEAYDCDGCFSGSAMVVNDELCLMYTGNVGSVYEKTDDLEPVRQNQNIAFSKDGIHFTKYANNPVLDENDLPSGSIPQDFRDPKVFYMNGMYYAIIVAKDKENGGQAQLYRSEDFLNWTFRSVLASSQNQFGEMWECPDLFSLNSESFSDVLMLSIINENTIGPKHTTQYFIGDMNYNSGTYDWKHTDELDCGFSFYAPQTTVDPSGRRIMIAWLNMWGAAMPTSVYGWNGMMSVPRVLTLHNNKLYQYPIDEIKSYRKNAITYENLVFENNLQLEQVAGKQLDLELSLDLSKTEAFSIKLRKGQDCETTLMYECRNSQLILDRSKNGEPISEAITSENEHSYIRRKPLVLKDNLLKIRALVDHYSIELFINDGEMALSSTIFPHEDGQQIEFYSEGLTKILRLEKYDIIV from the coding sequence ATGAATAAACTTAATCTCGCGAACGACTACGTTAATATGCACCAATCACAAATACAAATACGTCCAGCTTTTCATTTTACAGCGCCTATTGGCTGGCTTAATGACCCAAATGGTTTTTCCTTTTTTAAAAATGCTTACCATTTGTTTTATCAGTACCATCCCTATAATACAAATTGGGGCCCTATGCATTGGGGACATGCCAAATCCAATGATCTCATCAAGTGGGAGCATCTTCCCGTTGCCCTTGCTCCCGATGAAGCCTATGACTGCGACGGATGCTTTTCTGGCAGTGCTATGGTTGTTAATGATGAGTTATGTCTCATGTATACCGGTAACGTTGGTTCTGTATATGAAAAAACGGATGACTTAGAACCAGTCAGACAAAATCAAAATATCGCTTTTAGCAAAGATGGCATTCACTTTACAAAGTATGCTAATAATCCTGTCCTTGATGAAAATGATTTACCTTCTGGTTCTATCCCTCAGGATTTTCGAGATCCTAAAGTATTTTATATGAATGGTATGTATTATGCCATTATAGTCGCTAAAGATAAAGAAAACGGGGGGCAAGCACAACTTTATCGTTCTGAAGACTTTTTAAACTGGACGTTTCGTTCGGTACTTGCTTCTAGTCAGAATCAGTTTGGGGAGATGTGGGAATGTCCTGATTTATTCTCTTTAAATAGCGAAAGCTTCAGTGACGTTCTTATGCTTTCAATTATTAATGAAAACACTATCGGTCCTAAGCATACAACGCAATATTTTATTGGAGATATGAACTATAACTCAGGCACTTATGATTGGAAACACACCGATGAGCTAGACTGTGGTTTTAGCTTTTACGCCCCTCAAACAACCGTGGATCCATCTGGTCGTCGTATTATGATTGCTTGGCTTAATATGTGGGGGGCTGCTATGCCTACATCTGTATATGGCTGGAATGGTATGATGAGCGTGCCTCGGGTTTTAACCCTTCACAATAACAAGCTCTATCAATACCCGATTGATGAGATTAAAAGTTACCGAAAGAATGCCATTACTTATGAAAATCTAGTTTTTGAAAATAACCTTCAATTAGAACAAGTTGCAGGCAAACAATTAGATCTAGAACTAAGTTTAGACTTATCAAAGACAGAAGCTTTTAGCATTAAACTACGCAAAGGACAAGACTGTGAAACTACTTTAATGTATGAGTGCCGTAACTCTCAGCTGATACTAGATCGCAGCAAAAACGGCGAGCCTATTTCTGAGGCTATTACCTCAGAAAACGAACACAGTTATATTCGACGCAAGCCACTAGTACTTAAAGATAATTTATTAAAAATTCGTGCTTTAGTTGATCATTATTCTATTGAACTTTTTATTAATGATGGTGAAATGGCTCTTTCTTCAACTATTTTCCCTCATGAAGATGGACAGCAAATTGAATTTTATTCAGAAGGCTTAACTAAGATCTTACGCCTTGAGAAATATGATATTATCGTTTAG
- a CDS encoding chemotaxis protein CheC produces MNEKIVRADILKELFNIGVGKSAAMLSEIIDKKILLNVPDLKIIGIEEDAEALYDYINNAFEGALMVSSISFEEELAGKASLIFPADKMRRFINLCLHEENTNTSCGIKFTDIDFDIIKEVGNIILNAIIGEIGNYVNMKFSYTLPEINILSNKHIDKMIINEEYAYVLILYITFNIEDSELEGAIIINLALSTLDQIFKKICMKEDDLNG; encoded by the coding sequence ATGAACGAAAAAATAGTAAGAGCAGACATACTCAAAGAGTTATTTAACATAGGTGTGGGCAAATCAGCAGCGATGCTTTCAGAAATAATTGATAAAAAAATATTGCTTAACGTACCTGATCTTAAAATAATAGGTATTGAAGAAGATGCAGAAGCATTATATGATTATATTAATAATGCGTTTGAAGGGGCACTCATGGTATCTTCTATTTCTTTTGAAGAAGAATTAGCAGGCAAAGCGAGTTTGATTTTTCCCGCAGATAAAATGAGGCGTTTTATCAATCTTTGTTTACATGAGGAAAATACAAATACATCCTGCGGCATAAAGTTTACAGATATAGACTTTGATATTATAAAAGAAGTAGGCAATATTATTTTAAATGCCATTATTGGGGAAATTGGTAATTATGTTAATATGAAATTTAGTTATACACTTCCTGAAATTAATATTCTTAGTAATAAACATATAGATAAAATGATTATAAATGAAGAATATGCTTATGTTTTAATCCTGTACATAACTTTCAATATAGAAGATTCAGAACTTGAAGGGGCTATTATTATTAACTTGGCGCTCAGTACCCTAGATCAAATATTTAAAAAGATCTGTATGAAAGAAGATGATTTAAATGGATAG
- a CDS encoding carbohydrate ABC transporter permease, whose translation MKRSNLLKIPFYLMIILISLVFIFPLIWMIVSSFKIDEHIYRDIGSIYAFIPRTNDLTLKPYQELLSMYNVFRNMLNSLFYASATVLLGLLINSLAGYALAKFNFPFKNAILILIIALMIVPIEATILPLYLVVFRLKLVNTIAGYLLPFVTNVMNIFLFRQYFLSFPEELSEAARIDGLGHFGLFFKIVFPVSKPIYITIGIITFLASWNDFLWPVMALSKSQLMPIQVALNAIFSDTYNIFTSHIMAALTLVTIPVILIYLFFQQQIVEGAARSGIK comes from the coding sequence ATGAAAAGGTCAAACTTACTCAAAATACCGTTTTATTTAATGATCATCTTGATTTCTTTAGTTTTTATTTTTCCGCTGATCTGGATGATTGTATCCTCATTCAAAATCGATGAACATATTTATAGAGATATTGGATCTATCTATGCCTTTATCCCAAGAACTAACGACCTGACACTTAAACCTTATCAGGAACTACTTAGTATGTATAACGTTTTTAGAAATATGCTCAATAGTTTATTTTATGCATCTGCAACTGTTTTACTAGGGCTTTTAATTAATTCACTCGCAGGCTACGCCTTGGCAAAATTTAATTTTCCGTTTAAAAATGCAATCTTAATCTTGATTATTGCTTTAATGATTGTACCCATTGAAGCAACGATCCTGCCACTTTATCTTGTGGTATTTAGATTAAAACTTGTGAATACAATAGCAGGCTATCTGCTTCCTTTTGTAACCAATGTTATGAATATCTTTTTATTTAGACAATACTTTTTATCATTTCCCGAGGAATTATCTGAAGCAGCCAGGATTGATGGGTTAGGCCATTTCGGTTTATTTTTCAAAATTGTTTTCCCGGTTAGCAAACCTATTTATATAACGATCGGCATTATAACTTTTTTAGCTTCTTGGAACGACTTCTTATGGCCTGTTATGGCGCTTTCAAAATCTCAGCTTATGCCAATACAAGTCGCCTTAAATGCTATTTTTAGTGATACTTACAATATTTTTACAAGCCATATTATGGCAGCATTAACTCTAGTAACTATTCCAGTTATTCTGATTTATTTATTCTTCCAACAGCAAATTGTTGAGGGCGCTGCAAGAAGCGGTATTAAATAA